One segment of Pontibacter akesuensis DNA contains the following:
- a CDS encoding SDR family NAD(P)-dependent oxidoreductase, whose product MKKDSKNKLWWLAAGAATLLATRAAVRKMEAYDFRNKVVLITGGARGLGLVMARQLAQEGARLVLCSRNAEQLENARLELTDMGADVWVQPCDVTVKAEVETMIARVSNEFGPIDVLINNAGVIQAGPVTEMTDVEFEESINIYYWAPIYTTMALLPSMRARGGGRILNIASIGGKIGVPHLVPYSAAKFALVGLSEGLRAELMQYNISVTTATPGLIRSGSPRNAIAKGQHKKEYAIFKIVDSNPLTSMSAEATASKVLDALRYGDASVTTTIPAKIASFIHKLSPGLMTGILGLGNSFLPGEGGIGKARARGYESETPLSESSLTESTQKAAIKNNEY is encoded by the coding sequence ATGAAAAAGGACTCCAAAAACAAACTGTGGTGGCTGGCCGCCGGAGCTGCCACGTTGCTGGCAACCCGAGCCGCCGTGCGAAAAATGGAAGCATACGACTTCCGCAACAAAGTGGTGCTGATAACCGGCGGCGCACGCGGACTGGGGCTGGTGATGGCCCGGCAGCTGGCACAGGAGGGCGCCAGGCTGGTGCTGTGCTCCCGAAACGCAGAGCAGCTGGAGAATGCTCGCTTAGAGCTAACGGACATGGGAGCCGATGTATGGGTGCAGCCATGCGATGTAACCGTAAAGGCTGAGGTGGAGACGATGATTGCCAGAGTATCAAACGAATTCGGGCCCATCGACGTGCTGATAAACAATGCGGGTGTGATACAGGCTGGTCCGGTTACCGAGATGACGGATGTGGAGTTCGAGGAGTCCATCAACATTTACTATTGGGCGCCTATTTACACCACCATGGCCCTGCTGCCTAGTATGCGCGCGCGCGGCGGTGGCCGAATTCTGAACATTGCCTCCATCGGGGGAAAGATTGGGGTGCCGCACCTGGTGCCCTACAGCGCAGCCAAGTTTGCGCTGGTGGGTTTGTCGGAGGGGCTGCGGGCCGAGCTGATGCAGTACAACATAAGCGTAACCACGGCCACACCCGGTCTGATCCGGTCGGGGAGCCCGCGCAACGCTATTGCGAAGGGGCAGCATAAAAAGGAGTATGCCATCTTTAAAATCGTGGACTCCAACCCGCTTACCTCCATGAGCGCAGAGGCCACCGCGAGCAAAGTGCTTGATGCCCTGCGCTACGGCGATGCGTCGGTCACAACAACCATTCCGGCCAAAATAGCCTCCTTCATCCACAAGCTCTCTCCGGGCCTGATGACGGGAATCCTTGGCTTGGGCAACTCTTTCCTGCCGGGAGAGGGGGGCATTGGCAAAGCACGGGCCAGGGGCTATGAGAGCGAGACGCCGCTGTCGGAATCTTCCTTAACGGAAAGCACGCAAAAGGCCGCTATAAAAAACAATGAGTATTAA
- a CDS encoding NUDIX domain-containing protein gives MEIKKREVAYDGFFKMYKLTVEQEGQTFTREQYDRGTAVAALVFDTEKQEYVLTRQFRIGSESELVEIVAGMVDDGEEPEASMKREIEEEIGYEVDKLEFLHRFYSSPGGSTEDVLLYYAEVSHQKTSGGGNGSENEHIEILCFSPEELDALQTPDAKTIIAQQWVRLNKRK, from the coding sequence ATGGAGATCAAGAAAAGAGAAGTAGCCTACGACGGCTTTTTTAAGATGTATAAGTTAACGGTGGAGCAGGAGGGGCAAACCTTTACCCGCGAGCAGTATGACCGGGGCACTGCCGTGGCCGCTTTGGTATTCGACACGGAAAAGCAGGAGTATGTGCTGACCCGCCAGTTCCGAATTGGGTCTGAGTCGGAGCTGGTGGAGATTGTTGCCGGTATGGTGGACGATGGCGAGGAGCCTGAGGCAAGTATGAAACGTGAGATTGAAGAGGAGATAGGGTACGAGGTAGACAAGCTAGAGTTCCTGCACCGGTTTTACTCCTCCCCGGGTGGTTCCACTGAAGACGTGCTCCTGTACTATGCCGAAGTGTCGCACCAGAAAACGAGTGGCGGCGGAAACGGAAGCGAAAACGAGCACATCGAGATTCTGTGTTTCTCTCCCGAGGAACTGGATGCGCTGCAGACACCGGATGCCAAAACCATTATAGCCCAGCAGTGGGTAAGGCTGAACAAGCGGAAATAG